Proteins encoded by one window of Chryseobacterium foetidum:
- a CDS encoding TonB-dependent receptor domain-containing protein produces the protein MKLYITKIILGAFILFTTFLSAQNLSKNQFKVKGNCEMCKERIESTARKAGAKSAVYSIDSQTLTFETKENVSPDQILLKIAEAGHDNEKYKATDDSYKNLPGCCHYQRDSQSPSVSAEDHDHSKGENEFFVKGNCGSCKARIEKAAKDAGADSAEWNAEKQTVQLQFDDKKTSADKILMKIAEVGHDNEKYKTTDAVYSKLPSCCLYDREIPFGEANPKVHSDEDEKKSEHTEAGNGDHDDHAHNEKSIAGVTVTATKAATSLSKKEAGLVFNIDSKELLKAACCNLSESFETNATVDVSFSNAVTGTKQLKMLGLDQKYTSLTKELLPEIRGIASAYGLNLIPGRWIESIQLTKGGSTVTNGYESITGQINTELIKHSEKSETALNLFADFNGRAEANITHVEPINDHWTQTFLLHGNGTFGDTDMNEDTFLDRPKGTQINAAYLLNFNDLEHSGFGSHFGINFVKDERTAGQIGFDKKLPQNQQALYGVGIDISRFQVWNKTGYVFKGKPYQSLGWMNQYVYHQQDSFFGLRNYSGQQQTYYSNLIFESIIGNTNHKYKVGASFMYDGYKENYLTDDFKRNEIVPGAFAEYTLTGAKYTLVTGARVDFHNLAGTQFTPRLNFKYDFTPKTILRLSAGRGFRTASVFAENQQYFASNRNVQIIQNGGNIYGLKPEIAWNYGASLQQEFKLFGKKSTIVADFFRTDFQDQVLVDLDRSPQQLVFYNLNGKSFANSFQTQWDFTPFKNFDVRLAYKYYDVQADYLDGRRQVPFMAKHRGFVNLAYATNKNKNEGFWSFDTTLNLVGKQRLPDTSSNPAEFQIRRFSESYAILNAQISRNFNKRIRAYLGGENLTSYHQKNAIVDFRNPFGNYFDGGMVYAPIMKANIYVGLDVSF, from the coding sequence ATGAAATTATATATTACCAAGATTATTCTTGGCGCATTCATACTATTTACAACTTTTCTATCCGCTCAGAATCTTTCCAAAAACCAGTTTAAGGTCAAAGGAAACTGCGAAATGTGCAAAGAAAGAATTGAGTCTACAGCCAGAAAAGCGGGTGCAAAAAGTGCGGTTTACTCAATCGACTCTCAGACGTTGACTTTTGAAACCAAAGAAAATGTTTCACCAGATCAAATTTTGCTTAAAATCGCAGAAGCCGGTCATGATAATGAGAAATACAAAGCCACCGATGATTCCTACAAAAATCTACCGGGTTGCTGTCATTACCAGAGAGATTCACAGTCACCTTCTGTATCGGCAGAAGATCACGATCATTCTAAGGGTGAAAATGAATTTTTCGTAAAAGGAAACTGCGGATCTTGTAAGGCGAGAATTGAAAAAGCAGCAAAAGATGCAGGCGCAGATTCTGCAGAATGGAATGCTGAAAAGCAAACTGTTCAGCTTCAGTTTGATGATAAAAAGACTTCTGCAGATAAAATTTTAATGAAAATTGCAGAAGTTGGACATGATAATGAAAAGTACAAAACGACAGACGCAGTGTACAGTAAATTGCCGTCTTGTTGTCTTTACGATCGTGAAATTCCTTTCGGTGAAGCCAATCCAAAAGTGCATTCAGATGAAGACGAAAAGAAAAGTGAGCACACAGAAGCAGGAAACGGAGATCACGATGATCACGCTCACAATGAAAAAAGTATTGCCGGCGTTACCGTTACAGCGACAAAAGCAGCAACTTCTTTAAGTAAAAAGGAGGCTGGTTTGGTTTTTAATATCGATTCCAAAGAACTTTTGAAGGCGGCTTGTTGTAATCTATCCGAAAGTTTTGAAACCAATGCTACTGTTGATGTATCTTTTAGCAATGCTGTCACTGGGACTAAACAGCTTAAAATGCTGGGTTTAGATCAAAAATATACCAGTTTAACCAAAGAATTATTACCTGAAATTCGCGGAATTGCGTCAGCTTACGGATTAAATCTTATTCCGGGAAGGTGGATTGAAAGTATTCAACTGACCAAAGGTGGAAGTACTGTTACGAACGGCTATGAAAGCATTACAGGACAAATCAATACAGAACTCATCAAGCATTCTGAAAAATCGGAAACGGCGTTAAATCTTTTTGCTGATTTTAACGGAAGAGCAGAAGCAAATATCACGCATGTAGAACCTATCAATGATCACTGGACACAGACTTTTCTTCTTCACGGGAACGGAACTTTTGGAGATACCGATATGAATGAAGATACATTTCTGGATCGTCCGAAAGGAACGCAGATTAATGCAGCTTATTTGTTGAATTTCAATGATTTAGAGCATTCGGGATTCGGTTCACACTTCGGAATTAATTTTGTGAAAGACGAAAGAACTGCAGGACAAATCGGTTTTGATAAGAAACTTCCGCAAAATCAACAGGCACTTTACGGAGTAGGAATAGACATCTCAAGATTTCAGGTTTGGAATAAGACAGGTTATGTTTTTAAAGGAAAACCTTACCAAAGCTTAGGATGGATGAACCAATATGTTTACCACCAGCAGGACAGTTTTTTTGGTCTTAGAAATTATTCCGGGCAGCAACAGACTTATTATTCAAACTTAATCTTTGAAAGCATTATCGGAAATACCAATCACAAGTACAAAGTTGGTGCAAGTTTTATGTACGATGGTTACAAAGAAAATTATCTGACCGATGATTTTAAAAGAAACGAAATTGTACCCGGAGCTTTCGCCGAATATACATTGACAGGTGCAAAATATACTTTGGTTACCGGAGCTCGCGTTGATTTTCACAATCTGGCAGGAACGCAGTTCACACCGAGATTGAATTTTAAATATGATTTTACTCCAAAAACGATTTTGCGATTATCGGCAGGACGAGGTTTCAGAACAGCTTCCGTTTTTGCGGAAAACCAACAGTATTTTGCTTCCAACAGAAATGTTCAGATCATCCAGAATGGCGGAAATATTTATGGTTTAAAACCTGAAATCGCATGGAATTACGGAGCAAGCCTTCAGCAGGAATTCAAACTTTTCGGTAAAAAATCGACGATCGTTGCTGATTTTTTCAGAACAGATTTCCAGGATCAGGTTTTGGTAGATTTGGATCGCTCGCCTCAGCAACTGGTTTTCTATAATTTAAATGGAAAATCTTTCGCCAATTCATTCCAGACGCAGTGGGATTTTACGCCTTTCAAAAATTTTGATGTGAGACTGGCTTACAAATATTACGACGTTCAGGCAGATTACCTTGACGGAAGGAGACAGGTTCCGTTTATGGCGAAGCACAGAGGTTTTGTAAATCTTGCGTACGCCACCAACAAAAATAAAAATGAAGGTTTCTGGAGTTTTGATACAACGCTGAACCTGGTTGGTAAACAAAGACTTCCGGATACATCATCCAATCCAGCCGAGTTTCAGATTCGTCGATTTTCAGAATCTTATGCGATTTTAAATGCGCAGATTTCCAGAAATTTCAATAAAAGAATACGGGCGTATCTGGGCGGAGAAAATCTGACTTCCTATCACCAGAAAAATGCGATTGTAGATTTCAGAAATCCTTTCGGTAATTATTTTGACGGAGGAATGGTTTACGCACCCATCATGAAAGCAAATATTTATGTAGGTCTTGATGTAAGCTTCTAA